The Flavobacteriales bacterium genome has a segment encoding these proteins:
- a CDS encoding YqaE/Pmp3 family membrane protein has product MSGIVKVILAIILPPLAVALEHGAGKKLAVNIILTLLGWIPGVIHAIFFT; this is encoded by the coding sequence ATGTCTGGAATAGTAAAAGTCATTCTCGCAATCATCCTCCCACCACTTGCCGTTGCTCTCGAGCATGGAGCAGGTAAAAAATTGGCCGTGAACATCATTCTGACCCTATTGGGATGGATTCCTGGTGTCATCCACGCCATCTTCTTCACCTGA
- a CDS encoding metalloprotease, whose product MKWRGRQASRNVQDRRGSGGGMRIPGGRMGGGLGCGGLIIILIVILLGGDPTMLLQQQTQQAPSTEYRQTPGQERADDELAQFVKVVLKDTEDVWNKLYPDATGRPYQEPTLVLFDGQVQSACGFASSATGPFYCPADQQLYIDLSFYRDLSERFGAPGDFAMAYVVAHEVAHHIQNLLGYTRQVQSQKGRIPEREYNQLSVRLELQADFLAGVWAHHVEKAGYLEGGDIQEAMNAANAIGDDRIQKQARGYVVPDSFTHGTSEQRMRWFQKGYQTGDIRQGDTFSEQNL is encoded by the coding sequence ATGAAATGGCGAGGTAGACAGGCTTCACGTAACGTACAGGACCGAAGAGGAAGTGGGGGCGGCATGCGCATTCCAGGTGGACGCATGGGAGGGGGATTGGGATGTGGAGGATTGATCATCATACTGATCGTCATCCTACTCGGAGGAGATCCTACCATGCTGCTTCAGCAGCAGACACAACAAGCTCCTTCCACTGAATATAGGCAGACTCCAGGTCAAGAACGAGCTGATGATGAACTGGCCCAATTCGTCAAAGTAGTACTCAAGGACACCGAGGACGTGTGGAACAAATTGTATCCCGATGCTACCGGCAGGCCGTATCAAGAACCAACACTTGTCTTATTCGATGGCCAGGTGCAGAGTGCATGCGGATTTGCCAGTTCCGCTACTGGTCCTTTCTACTGTCCGGCCGATCAGCAACTTTATATAGACCTCAGTTTCTACAGGGACCTATCAGAGCGATTCGGAGCACCGGGTGATTTTGCCATGGCCTATGTGGTGGCCCATGAGGTGGCACATCATATCCAGAATCTGTTGGGATATACGCGTCAGGTACAATCGCAGAAAGGAAGGATTCCCGAACGCGAGTACAATCAACTCAGTGTGCGTTTAGAGCTTCAAGCCGATTTTCTGGCAGGTGTCTGGGCGCATCATGTGGAAAAGGCAGGCTACCTGGAAGGGGGTGATATCCAAGAAGCAATGAATGCTGCCAATGCCATCGGAGATGATCGCATCCAGAAGCAGGCTCGCGGATATGTGGTGCCGGATAGCTTCACCCACGGCACATCAGAACAGCGTATGCGCTGGTTCCAAAAGGGCTATCAGACCGGAGATATCCGGCAGGGTGATACCTTCTCCGAACAGAATCTTTAA
- a CDS encoding glycosyl hydrolase → MIRLRFLPVYALILVMTFSIQTLSAQKKKSEAESPESKGFFQDSTFSDIKFRSIGPAFMSGRIADIAIHPEDESTWYIAVGSGGVWKTENHGTTWKPIFDSQSVYSTGCVTIDPSNPHTVWVGTGENVGGRHVSFGDGIYRSTDGGSSWKNMGLAKSEHISKIIIHPDNSDKIWVAAQGPLWSKGGERGLYVSSDGGESWERTLGDDQWTGVTDLVIDPRDPMVLYAATWDRHRTVAAYMGGGPGSGLHRSTDGGMTWEKLTSGLPSSNLGKIGLAISPQDPDVLYAAIELDNRSGAVYRSADRGSSWTEMSKTVSGATGPHYYQELYASPHQFDKLYLMDVRVQVSDDGGKTFVRMNEKHKHSDNHAMAFKLSDPDYRLVGSDGGLYESFDGEKTWRFMANLPLTQFYKVAVDDSEPFYFIYGGTQDNNTQGGPSRTDNYHGIRNADWFITLWGDGHQPATEPGNPDIMYSEWQQGNLCRIDRTTGEFVYIKPQAEEGAPHERFNWDAPILVSPHNPQRLYFASQRVWRSDNRGDTWEAISEDLTRNEERFALEIMGSSQGIDNPWDVYAMSDYNTITSLAESPLRSGLIYAGTDDGIIQITEDGGSTWRKVLVNALPGVPATAFVNDIKADLHDENTVYVILDDHKSGDYSPFVYKSSDKGATWKNMGKGLPTPLLAWRIVQDHEDENLFFLATEFGIYTSLDAGQRWVKFTGGLPTISFRDLAIQRRENDLVGASFGRGFYVLDDYAFLREVSEEELAKESVIFPIKDALWYIKRPVLSFSEKGSQGDAYFTAPNPPFGATFTYHLNEGLKSKKEMRKEAEKERKNKDQDITFPGWDSLDDEYMQEAPALWAIIKDGEGRVIRKLKAPHSKGFHRLTWDLRRPSTRRVSLEDKPVGAPEDEPTGLMVGPGDYTVSLVKQVDGEFTEIAPDRSFKVVKMKEGALEGASPQEVAAFWKELEDFQRDRSAITFELERAQKRVKALQTALARAGSRPGDLDSRLHATLMELKELDRQLNGSPSKRAVRENTAPTLSNRYGFARTGVGNSTYGPTPAHRESLTMAQEELGEIRSSTQELLDETLPGLEKEVRDTGAPWVEGMSAPLGR, encoded by the coding sequence ATGATACGATTACGATTCCTTCCTGTCTATGCCCTCATTCTTGTAATGACCTTCAGCATTCAGACACTTTCTGCTCAGAAGAAAAAAAGTGAGGCAGAGTCTCCAGAGAGCAAAGGCTTCTTCCAGGACAGCACCTTTTCAGATATCAAGTTCCGCTCCATCGGACCTGCATTCATGTCTGGCCGTATCGCTGATATCGCTATCCATCCCGAAGATGAAAGCACGTGGTATATCGCTGTAGGTTCAGGAGGGGTTTGGAAGACCGAGAATCATGGCACCACATGGAAACCCATTTTCGATTCGCAATCTGTGTATTCCACCGGATGTGTGACCATCGACCCTAGCAATCCACATACGGTTTGGGTAGGTACGGGAGAGAATGTAGGTGGAAGACACGTGAGTTTTGGTGATGGCATCTATCGCAGTACTGATGGAGGTTCATCTTGGAAGAACATGGGCCTCGCTAAGAGTGAGCACATCTCCAAGATCATCATCCATCCAGATAACTCCGATAAGATATGGGTAGCTGCTCAAGGCCCCCTATGGAGCAAGGGCGGTGAGCGCGGACTCTATGTATCTTCTGATGGAGGAGAGAGTTGGGAACGGACTCTCGGTGATGATCAATGGACCGGAGTCACCGATCTGGTCATCGACCCGCGCGATCCCATGGTGCTCTATGCCGCTACATGGGATAGACACCGTACGGTAGCCGCATACATGGGCGGAGGGCCCGGCTCAGGACTGCACCGAAGTACCGATGGAGGAATGACCTGGGAAAAGCTCACTTCTGGACTTCCATCGAGCAATCTTGGAAAGATCGGGCTTGCCATCTCACCGCAGGATCCGGATGTGCTCTATGCAGCTATCGAACTGGATAATAGGAGTGGAGCGGTCTACCGCTCAGCAGATAGAGGCAGTTCCTGGACCGAGATGTCCAAGACGGTATCCGGTGCCACAGGACCGCATTACTATCAAGAACTCTATGCCAGTCCGCATCAGTTCGACAAGCTCTATCTCATGGATGTGCGCGTACAAGTCTCTGATGATGGAGGGAAGACCTTTGTGCGGATGAACGAGAAGCACAAGCACAGCGACAACCATGCGATGGCTTTCAAGCTCTCTGACCCTGACTATCGATTGGTCGGTTCAGATGGGGGGCTGTATGAATCCTTCGATGGGGAGAAGACCTGGCGCTTCATGGCCAATCTACCTTTGACGCAGTTCTACAAGGTAGCTGTAGACGATTCTGAACCCTTTTACTTCATCTATGGAGGTACTCAGGATAACAACACCCAAGGTGGTCCATCACGCACGGATAATTACCACGGCATCAGGAATGCCGATTGGTTCATCACTCTCTGGGGCGATGGGCATCAACCTGCTACGGAGCCGGGCAATCCGGACATAATGTACAGCGAGTGGCAACAGGGGAACCTCTGTCGTATCGATCGAACTACTGGAGAATTCGTCTATATCAAACCTCAGGCGGAAGAAGGTGCTCCGCATGAGCGATTCAATTGGGACGCTCCCATTTTGGTGAGTCCACACAACCCGCAGCGACTCTACTTTGCCTCTCAACGCGTTTGGAGATCGGATAATCGAGGAGATACCTGGGAGGCCATTTCAGAAGACCTCACCCGCAATGAAGAAAGATTTGCGCTGGAGATCATGGGCAGTTCTCAGGGTATCGATAATCCCTGGGATGTCTATGCCATGTCGGATTACAATACCATTACTTCTTTGGCCGAATCCCCTTTGAGATCGGGATTGATATATGCCGGAACAGATGACGGGATCATCCAGATCACAGAAGATGGCGGGTCTACTTGGCGTAAGGTCCTGGTCAATGCGCTTCCAGGAGTCCCAGCAACCGCTTTTGTCAATGATATCAAGGCCGACCTCCACGATGAGAATACGGTCTATGTGATTCTGGACGACCATAAGTCAGGTGATTATTCTCCTTTTGTATACAAGAGTTCGGATAAGGGTGCGACATGGAAGAATATGGGCAAGGGCCTTCCCACTCCATTGCTCGCATGGCGTATCGTACAGGATCATGAAGACGAAAACCTCTTCTTCCTGGCTACCGAATTCGGTATCTATACCTCACTGGATGCAGGACAACGATGGGTGAAATTCACTGGAGGATTACCAACGATCTCTTTCAGAGACCTGGCCATACAGCGCAGAGAGAACGACCTGGTAGGCGCCTCCTTCGGAAGAGGGTTCTATGTCTTGGATGATTATGCTTTCCTACGTGAGGTGAGCGAAGAGGAACTGGCCAAGGAATCTGTCATCTTTCCGATCAAGGATGCCCTCTGGTATATCAAGCGACCCGTGTTGAGTTTCAGTGAAAAAGGTTCTCAAGGAGATGCCTATTTCACCGCTCCGAATCCGCCTTTTGGAGCCACCTTCACCTATCATCTGAATGAGGGTCTCAAATCCAAGAAGGAGATGAGAAAAGAAGCGGAGAAGGAACGGAAGAATAAAGACCAGGACATCACCTTTCCGGGCTGGGACAGCCTGGATGATGAGTATATGCAAGAAGCTCCCGCGCTCTGGGCTATTATTAAAGATGGAGAGGGACGAGTGATCCGCAAATTGAAAGCCCCACATTCTAAAGGATTCCATAGATTGACTTGGGATCTCAGGCGTCCATCTACTCGCAGAGTGAGTTTGGAGGACAAACCCGTAGGTGCCCCAGAGGATGAGCCTACTGGACTGATGGTAGGTCCAGGAGATTATACGGTAAGTCTGGTCAAACAGGTGGATGGCGAATTCACAGAGATCGCGCCTGATCGCTCCTTCAAAGTGGTCAAGATGAAAGAGGGTGCACTGGAAGGGGCCTCACCTCAAGAAGTGGCTGCATTCTGGAAGGAACTGGAGGATTTCCAGAGGGACCGCTCGGCTATCACCTTTGAATTAGAAAGGGCTCAGAAACGGGTCAAAGCGCTCCAGACAGCTCTCGCCAGAGCGGGATCACGTCCAGGTGACCTGGATAGTAGATTACACGCTACACTGATGGAGTTGAAAGAATTGGATCGTCAGTTGAATGGCAGCCCTTCAAAGAGGGCAGTTCGGGAGAATACCGCACCTACCTTGTCGAATCGCTATGGCTTTGCCCGCACGGGAGTGGGGAATTCGACCTATGGACCTACACCGGCACATCGCGAAAGTCTCACTATGGCTCAAGAGGAGTTGGGAGAGATCCGATCCTCGACCCAAGAACTGTTGGATGAGACACTTCCCGGCCTAGAGAAGGAGGTGCGTGATACGGGAGCTCCTTGGGTAGAAGGGATGTCAGCGCCATTGGGAAGATGA